The following proteins are co-located in the Trichormus variabilis 0441 genome:
- a CDS encoding 5-formyltetrahydrofolate cyclo-ligase, with the protein MGGWVMGNVFVTCSPYSAPHTPSLNLRPVNDHQLLTKSQLRRSLIKTRQSMSVEEWREKSDRISYLLQSSTLFTQAKTVLAYFSFRQEPDISSLFAHTHHRWGFPRCVDQSLRWHSWIPKDSLNINAYGIKEPEPQAPTIDPEEVDLILVPSVACNYQGYRLGYGGGYYDRLLSSPEWSKKPTIGIVFDFAYLPQLPKENWDQPLQAVLTETSFHVNS; encoded by the coding sequence ATGGGTGGATGGGTAATGGGTAATGTTTTTGTCACCTGTTCCCCATACTCAGCACCCCATACCCCATCTTTGAATTTGCGCCCAGTGAACGACCATCAATTATTAACTAAATCTCAATTACGCCGGAGTTTAATTAAAACTCGACAGTCTATGTCGGTTGAAGAATGGCGAGAAAAGAGCGATCGCATTTCGTATCTATTACAATCATCCACTCTTTTTACCCAAGCAAAAACAGTACTTGCCTATTTCAGCTTTCGTCAAGAACCTGATATTAGCTCCTTATTTGCCCATACTCACCACCGTTGGGGATTTCCTCGCTGTGTTGATCAATCCCTGAGGTGGCATAGTTGGATACCTAAAGATTCCCTAAATATCAATGCTTATGGTATCAAAGAGCCTGAACCACAAGCGCCAACCATAGACCCTGAGGAAGTTGATTTAATTCTCGTTCCCAGCGTTGCTTGTAACTATCAAGGATACCGTTTAGGCTACGGCGGGGGATACTACGATCGCCTACTGAGTTCTCCAGAATGGTCAAAAAAGCCGACTATCGGAATTGTCTTTGATTTTGCCTATTTGCCTCAATTACCCAAAGAAAATTGGGATCAACCGTTACAAGCAGTCTTGACGGAAACATCTTTTCATGTTAATAGTTAA
- a CDS encoding sugar transferase encodes MSVPDFTPKPERFTMDRLAIVNHPMNADFLQQPVHYSAISVRKRLIDIIGAIVGLIITAIITVPIAILTIINDPGPIFYSQIRCGLNGRHFRIWKFRSMVVNADKVKHLVKNQAQGHIFKSVNDPRITPMGRFLRRTSLDEFPQFWNVLKGDMSLVGTRPPTPDEVVHYEPRHWERLRVKPGMTGEWQTKGRSNIKDFETIVQMDLDYQRKWSITYDLSLILKTVWVVLKKSGAC; translated from the coding sequence ATGTCCGTACCTGATTTTACGCCTAAGCCGGAACGCTTTACTATGGATAGATTAGCTATTGTGAATCATCCAATGAATGCGGACTTTTTACAACAGCCTGTACACTATTCAGCTATTAGCGTTAGAAAAAGATTAATTGATATTATCGGTGCTATTGTGGGGCTGATAATTACAGCTATTATCACAGTTCCCATCGCTATACTTACTATTATTAATGATCCTGGCCCCATATTTTATTCTCAAATTCGTTGCGGTCTGAACGGCAGACATTTCCGCATTTGGAAATTTCGGTCTATGGTGGTTAACGCCGATAAAGTTAAGCATTTGGTAAAAAACCAAGCTCAGGGTCACATATTTAAGTCGGTGAATGACCCACGTATCACCCCTATGGGTAGATTTTTGCGTCGTACCAGCTTAGATGAGTTTCCCCAATTTTGGAATGTTTTAAAAGGGGATATGAGTTTAGTGGGAACTCGTCCACCCACACCTGATGAAGTTGTTCATTATGAACCACGTCACTGGGAAAGATTACGGGTTAAACCAGGAATGACGGGAGAATGGCAAACTAAAGGTCGTTCCAATATTAAAGATTTTGAAACTATCGTACAGATGGATTTAGATTATCAACGTAAATGGTCTATAACTTACGACCTCAGTCTGATATTGAAAACCGTGTGGGTAGTGCTAAAAAAAAGCGGTGCTTGTTAG
- the gmd gene encoding GDP-mannose 4,6-dehydratase, giving the protein MNQNKRALITGITGQDGSYLSEFLIEQGYEVHGIIRRTSTFNTDRIDHIYEDPHQEGAKLFLHYGDLTDGTTLRRILEEVQPTEIYNLGAQSHVRVSFDSPEYTVDAVGMGTLRLLEAIRDYQRRTGIQVRFYQAGSSEMYGLVQAVPQSETTPFYPRSPYACAKVYAHWQTVNYRESYGLFACNGILFNHESPRRGETFVTRKITRAVAQIVAGNQKNIYMGNLDAKRDWGYAKDYVRAMWLMLQQEQPDDYVIATGETHSVREFLELAFGYVNLNWQDYVEFDERYLRPAEVDLLIGDPTKAQQKLGWKPSVTFKELVALMVEADLQALGQTSPNGNTSILPQDIATIRQQLGVLHF; this is encoded by the coding sequence ATGAACCAAAACAAGCGAGCATTAATAACTGGGATTACTGGTCAAGATGGTTCATATTTAAGCGAATTTCTCATAGAACAAGGTTATGAAGTTCATGGTATTATTCGCCGGACTTCCACATTCAATACAGACCGTATCGATCACATTTATGAAGATCCCCATCAAGAAGGAGCCAAGTTATTTCTTCACTACGGTGATTTAACCGATGGTACAACGCTACGCCGAATTCTTGAAGAAGTTCAACCAACAGAAATTTACAACTTAGGCGCTCAATCTCACGTACGAGTAAGCTTTGATTCGCCAGAGTATACAGTAGATGCCGTAGGTATGGGAACACTACGGTTACTAGAAGCAATCCGTGACTACCAACGACGCACAGGCATTCAAGTACGTTTTTACCAAGCTGGTTCTTCAGAAATGTATGGCTTAGTGCAAGCCGTACCCCAAAGCGAAACTACACCATTTTATCCCCGTAGTCCCTACGCTTGTGCCAAAGTTTATGCCCACTGGCAAACAGTCAATTACCGGGAATCTTACGGTTTATTTGCTTGTAATGGCATACTTTTTAACCATGAATCACCTCGTCGCGGTGAAACTTTTGTTACCCGCAAAATTACTAGAGCTGTTGCCCAGATTGTTGCCGGCAATCAGAAAAACATCTATATGGGTAACCTTGATGCCAAGAGAGATTGGGGTTATGCCAAAGATTATGTCCGTGCCATGTGGTTGATGTTACAGCAAGAACAACCAGATGATTATGTAATTGCTACAGGAGAAACCCACTCAGTACGTGAATTTTTAGAGTTGGCGTTTGGCTATGTAAATCTTAACTGGCAAGATTATGTAGAGTTTGATGAGCGTTATCTGCGTCCGGCGGAAGTAGATTTATTAATTGGTGACCCCACGAAAGCACAACAAAAATTGGGATGGAAGCCTTCTGTCACCTTTAAAGAATTGGTGGCATTAATGGTAGAAGCCGATTTGCAAGCTTTAGGTCAGACTTCACCTAATGGCAATACTTCAATCCTACCGCAGGATATTGCTACTATTCGTCAACAACTGGGTGTACTCCACTTCTGA
- a CDS encoding GDP-L-fucose synthase family protein, translating to MTALELKNKRILVTGGAGFLGRQVIDQLCQAGADTAKISVPRSRDLDLRVWENCQRAVDQQDIIIHLAAHVGGIGLNREKPAELFYDNLIMGTQLIHAAHQAGVEKFVCVGTICAYPKFTPVPFKEDDLWNGYPEETNAPYGVAKKALLVQLQSYRQQYGFNGVYLLPVNLYGPEDNFDPGSSHVIPALIRKVYEAQVRGDQELPVWGDGSPTREFLYSEDAARGIVMGTQFYNDSEPVNLGTGYEISIRDLVTLICELMEFKGEIVWETDKPNGQPRRCLDTERAKQAFNFTAQVDFKQGLKNTIDWYRQNAA from the coding sequence ATGACCGCCTTAGAACTAAAAAATAAACGGATTCTTGTCACTGGTGGGGCAGGGTTTCTAGGTCGTCAGGTAATAGATCAGCTGTGTCAAGCTGGAGCTGATACGGCGAAAATTAGTGTACCGCGATCGCGTGATTTAGATTTACGTGTTTGGGAAAATTGCCAACGCGCAGTAGATCAACAAGATATTATTATCCACTTAGCTGCTCATGTAGGTGGGATTGGACTTAACCGGGAAAAACCCGCAGAGTTGTTCTACGATAACTTGATTATGGGTACTCAATTAATCCATGCTGCCCATCAAGCTGGAGTAGAAAAATTTGTGTGTGTGGGTACAATCTGTGCTTATCCCAAATTTACCCCAGTACCATTTAAAGAAGACGACCTGTGGAACGGTTATCCAGAAGAAACTAATGCTCCGTACGGAGTTGCTAAAAAAGCTCTTTTAGTTCAATTACAATCTTATCGTCAGCAGTATGGCTTTAATGGTGTTTACTTGCTGCCAGTAAATTTATATGGGCCGGAAGATAACTTTGACCCTGGTAGTTCTCATGTCATCCCAGCTTTAATTCGCAAAGTCTATGAAGCCCAAGTTAGGGGTGATCAAGAGCTGCCAGTTTGGGGTGATGGTAGTCCTACCCGCGAGTTTCTCTATTCTGAAGATGCAGCGCGGGGTATCGTTATGGGAACTCAATTCTACAATGACTCCGAGCCAGTCAACTTGGGAACTGGTTACGAAATCTCCATCCGCGATTTAGTTACACTCATTTGCGAATTGATGGAATTTAAAGGTGAAATTGTTTGGGAAACCGATAAACCCAACGGTCAACCACGGCGTTGTTTGGATACCGAACGAGCGAAGCAAGCTTTTAATTTCACAGCCCAAGTAGACTTTAAACAAGGCTTGAAAAATACCATTGATTGGTATCGACAAAATGCTGCTTAA
- a CDS encoding serine hydrolase — translation MKSPFLLLGLVSTILLSTPANAARLESWKFDPNRNQLNITTDSEVKPRAFLINNPDRIVIDLPGTTFKANTQRKNFGAAVREIRIGKVENNTARIVVELAPGYTTSPDKLVIKGDSASHWILNFSAIKKDADNTETSEEKISIPVSNNLEFAGVVPLSREISQLDSQIKQLMNRYSSLSAGMFFLDMETGEYLDINGEKTFAAASTIKFPILIALFEEIDAGRINPNETLVMRRDLMTGGSGTMQYRKAGSKFKLMETASKMMIISDNTATNMIIDRLGGKNRLNQRFRSWGLQNTVIRNLLGDFKGTNKTSPKDLVRLAALISNNKLLSATSNSRVMDIMSRCKNRSLLPVGLGKGAVIAHKTGTLGRVLGDAGIIQTPSGKRYLAGIMVARPFGDARAKAFINQVSRLVYGYLDQPTSARNF, via the coding sequence ATGAAGTCACCTTTTCTCTTACTCGGCCTCGTCAGCACAATTCTTTTATCTACTCCAGCAAATGCAGCTCGCTTAGAATCATGGAAATTTGATCCTAATCGGAATCAACTAAATATCACGACTGATTCAGAAGTTAAGCCCAGAGCTTTTTTAATTAATAATCCAGACAGAATTGTCATCGACTTACCAGGAACAACTTTCAAAGCTAATACTCAACGTAAAAATTTCGGAGCCGCCGTGCGAGAAATTCGTATTGGTAAGGTTGAGAACAATACTGCCAGAATCGTGGTGGAGTTAGCACCAGGTTATACAACTTCTCCCGACAAGTTAGTAATTAAAGGTGATTCTGCCTCACATTGGATTCTCAATTTCTCAGCTATTAAGAAGGACGCTGATAATACAGAAACAAGTGAAGAAAAAATCTCAATTCCTGTAAGTAATAATTTAGAATTCGCAGGTGTTGTTCCTTTAAGTAGAGAAATATCACAGCTAGATTCTCAAATTAAACAATTGATGAATCGCTACAGTTCTCTCTCAGCCGGAATGTTTTTCTTAGATATGGAAACCGGGGAGTACCTGGATATCAATGGTGAAAAAACATTTGCCGCAGCCAGCACAATTAAATTTCCGATTCTCATTGCTTTGTTTGAAGAAATTGATGCTGGTAGAATTAACCCTAATGAAACTTTGGTGATGCGGCGTGACCTGATGACCGGTGGTTCGGGAACGATGCAATATAGAAAGGCAGGCAGTAAATTTAAGCTGATGGAAACTGCCAGCAAAATGATGATCATCAGTGATAATACCGCCACGAACATGATTATTGACCGATTAGGTGGTAAAAACCGATTGAATCAGAGATTTCGCAGTTGGGGATTACAAAATACAGTCATTCGCAATTTGCTAGGAGATTTCAAGGGAACTAACAAAACTAGTCCTAAAGATTTAGTGCGTTTAGCTGCTTTGATTTCCAACAATAAGTTGCTAAGTGCTACTAGCAACTCACGGGTTATGGACATTATGAGCCGCTGCAAAAATAGAAGCTTGTTACCCGTAGGACTGGGTAAAGGTGCAGTCATAGCCCATAAAACAGGGACTCTTGGAAGAGTTTTAGGAGATGCAGGAATTATCCAAACACCCTCTGGTAAACGTTATTTGGCAGGTATTATGGTGGCCAGACCTTTTGGTGATGCTAGAGCTAAAGCGTTCATCAATCAAGTTTCTCGCCTAGTATATGGCTATCTAGACCAACCAACATCGGCCAGAAATTTTTGA
- a CDS encoding cation:proton antiporter, translated as MIDIYILDLFVIGLLLLIVTLGSGWIARLPLSFALIYLLVGIILGPYGFGLIQLRRDDVFNADLLERITEFVVIISVFSCGLKIIHPRRRRVWDITARLIGFLMPISIFAIAIVAKLFLAMNWGEAILLGAILAPTDPVLASEVQLTDINDKDELRFGLTSEGGLNDALAFPFVYFGLFAIKDDNWNTWFKQWVVIDLIWAIAAGLIMGFVVAKAIVWIDQKIQKRRSADALMEDFVALSAILLTYSLTEVVNGYGFLAVFIAGLVFQDTYRNPERPLAQLEFIERLEKLLEVGTILLLGSILLWQPIVNYGYQSLIVIIFLFLIIRPVGAWISTIGKRPLASHRRHFHPATRWLFGWFGIRGVGSLYYLAYAFGHGLKDGVGEEIAWITYTTIVVSVVIHGISATPLMSWYERNIANEKKTSLPETLSDLE; from the coding sequence ATGATAGATATTTATATTCTTGACCTATTTGTAATTGGGCTACTTTTGCTTATCGTTACATTAGGTTCTGGTTGGATTGCGCGGTTACCTTTATCTTTTGCTTTGATATATCTCTTAGTGGGAATCATTCTTGGTCCTTATGGCTTTGGGTTGATACAATTACGGCGAGATGATGTATTTAATGCAGATTTATTGGAAAGAATCACAGAATTTGTTGTCATTATTTCCGTTTTTAGCTGTGGATTAAAAATTATCCATCCCAGGAGACGTAGAGTGTGGGATATTACCGCACGCCTGATTGGTTTCTTAATGCCCATTTCTATTTTTGCTATAGCAATTGTCGCTAAATTATTTTTAGCCATGAATTGGGGCGAAGCAATTTTATTAGGAGCTATTCTTGCACCCACTGACCCAGTTTTAGCATCAGAAGTTCAACTAACAGATATTAACGATAAAGATGAGCTACGTTTTGGTTTAACTTCTGAAGGTGGGTTAAATGATGCCTTAGCGTTTCCTTTTGTCTATTTTGGACTTTTTGCTATTAAAGATGACAACTGGAATACCTGGTTTAAGCAGTGGGTGGTCATTGATTTAATTTGGGCGATCGCTGCTGGATTAATTATGGGTTTTGTTGTTGCTAAAGCTATTGTATGGATTGACCAAAAAATCCAGAAGCGCCGTTCTGCCGATGCCTTGATGGAAGACTTTGTGGCTCTCAGTGCAATTTTGTTAACTTATTCTCTAACAGAAGTTGTCAACGGTTATGGATTTTTAGCAGTATTTATTGCGGGATTAGTTTTTCAAGATACTTATAGAAATCCAGAAAGACCACTGGCACAATTAGAGTTTATTGAACGACTAGAAAAGCTTTTAGAAGTTGGCACAATATTATTATTAGGTTCCATATTACTATGGCAACCAATAGTTAACTATGGCTATCAGTCTTTGATAGTAATTATTTTCCTCTTTTTAATTATTCGACCTGTTGGAGCCTGGATTAGCACCATTGGCAAACGTCCTTTAGCATCCCATCGCCGCCACTTCCATCCTGCTACTCGCTGGTTATTTGGCTGGTTTGGTATTCGTGGTGTTGGTTCCTTATATTATCTTGCCTATGCTTTTGGTCATGGTTTGAAAGATGGAGTTGGCGAAGAAATAGCTTGGATAACTTACACTACGATTGTAGTTTCTGTCGTTATACATGGCATATCTGCTACGCCATTAATGAGTTGGTACGAACGCAATATTGCTAATGAGAAAAAAACTTCTTTGCCTGAAACTTTAAGTGATTTAGAGTAA
- a CDS encoding NAD-dependent epimerase/dehydratase family protein, protein MRILIMGGTRFIGVYLTQILVEQGHEVVLFNRGNRPLPALQGVGQIIGDRTDATQLKEKLSAENFDVVFDNNGRELTDTQPLAEIFQDRVQHFVYMSSAGVYLKSDQLPHIEGDKVDPKSRHKGKHETEAYLQQTGLPFTSIRPTYIYGPRNYNDLESWFFDRIVRDRPLPIPGNGLHITQLGHVKDLAMAMSQVIGNKQAIGQVYNISGDRYVTFDGLARACAQALGKSADDIKIVHYDPKKFDFGKRKAFPMRVQHFFASVNKAQTELNWQPQYDLISGLADAYENDYVASGRDKSEIDFSVDEEILKAES, encoded by the coding sequence ATGCGAATTTTAATAATGGGTGGTACTAGGTTCATTGGTGTCTATTTGACGCAAATCCTGGTTGAACAAGGACATGAGGTAGTACTTTTCAATCGTGGTAATCGACCGTTACCAGCTTTACAGGGAGTAGGACAAATTATAGGCGATCGCACGGATGCCACGCAGCTCAAAGAAAAATTATCAGCAGAAAATTTTGATGTCGTTTTTGACAATAACGGCCGGGAATTAACAGATACTCAACCCCTGGCGGAGATTTTCCAAGATAGAGTGCAGCATTTTGTTTATATGAGTTCTGCGGGGGTTTATCTCAAATCTGACCAGCTACCCCACATAGAAGGAGATAAGGTAGACCCCAAAAGTCGCCACAAGGGTAAGCATGAAACTGAAGCTTATTTACAGCAAACAGGATTACCCTTTACTTCGATTCGTCCCACCTACATTTACGGCCCACGCAACTACAATGATTTAGAAAGCTGGTTCTTTGATAGGATTGTACGCGATCGCCCCCTGCCAATTCCAGGTAATGGGTTACATATTACTCAGCTAGGTCATGTCAAAGATTTAGCAATGGCGATGTCCCAAGTGATTGGTAATAAACAGGCCATTGGGCAAGTGTATAATATCTCTGGTGATCGCTATGTCACGTTTGATGGTTTAGCTCGTGCTTGCGCCCAAGCCTTGGGAAAATCAGCCGATGATATTAAAATTGTCCATTACGACCCGAAGAAATTTGATTTTGGCAAACGCAAAGCCTTCCCTATGCGAGTGCAACATTTCTTTGCTTCGGTCAACAAAGCACAGACAGAATTAAATTGGCAACCCCAATATGATTTAATTTCTGGGTTGGCTGACGCTTATGAAAACGATTATGTAGCAAGTGGACGCGATAAATCAGAAATCGATTTCTCTGTAGATGAGGAGATTCTCAAAGCTGAGAGTTGA
- a CDS encoding carbohydrate ABC transporter permease: MNWKTQNSPWRTLVMYGLLGAIALITLFPLLWLISTALKSPTENIFQSPPQLLPSQPTVDNFLKVWNSLPFGQYLYNSTLVSVLTVGLNLLFCSLAAYPLARLSFPGRDWIFIAIVSTIMIPFQIVMIPLYILTVQLGLRNTYLGMMFPSLASAFGIFLLRQAFMGVPKEIEEAARMDGSSELGLWWHIMLPAVRPALVTLAIFVFIGAWSDFLWPLIVIQDENLYTLPLGVAKLAGTFSLDWRLVAAGSVIAIAPVLVLFLILQRYIVETDIGSGVKG, translated from the coding sequence ATGAATTGGAAAACGCAAAATTCACCCTGGCGAACGTTGGTAATGTATGGTTTATTAGGTGCGATCGCCTTAATCACTCTCTTCCCTCTGTTGTGGCTCATCAGCACTGCTTTAAAATCACCTACAGAAAATATCTTTCAGTCTCCACCGCAGTTATTACCAAGTCAACCGACTGTAGATAATTTTTTGAAGGTGTGGAATTCTCTACCATTTGGACAATATTTATATAACAGTACTTTAGTCTCCGTACTGACTGTAGGGTTAAATCTGTTATTTTGCTCCTTAGCCGCTTACCCCTTAGCAAGGCTATCATTTCCGGGGAGGGACTGGATTTTTATTGCGATCGTTTCTACGATTATGATTCCCTTCCAAATCGTGATGATACCACTGTACATTTTGACTGTGCAGTTGGGCTTACGCAATACTTATCTCGGTATGATGTTTCCTAGCTTGGCTTCTGCTTTTGGTATTTTCCTCTTAAGGCAAGCTTTTATGGGTGTTCCCAAAGAAATAGAAGAAGCTGCCAGGATGGATGGTAGTTCGGAGTTAGGCTTGTGGTGGCATATTATGTTACCTGCTGTGAGACCAGCATTGGTAACTCTAGCTATTTTTGTATTTATCGGCGCTTGGAGTGACTTTCTGTGGCCATTGATTGTGATTCAGGATGAGAATTTGTATACCTTACCTTTGGGTGTAGCTAAACTGGCGGGGACGTTTTCCCTTGACTGGCGTTTGGTTGCGGCTGGTTCCGTAATTGCGATCGCCCCTGTACTAGTATTATTTCTTATACTACAGCGTTACATCGTAGAAACAGATATTGGCAGTGGTGTGAAAGGTTAA
- a CDS encoding glycosyltransferase — MPLKYALVHEWLTPKATGGSELVVKEILHHIDADLYALIDFESNNPESYLYQRQIGKTFLQHFPSARNGIQKYLPFLPLAIEQLDLRQYDVILSSSHAVAKGVLTTADQLHICYCHSPMRYAWDLTFDYLRSSPMGSGVAGWVTRYLLHRLRQWDVLSANRVDYFIANSHYTARRIWRCYRREAKVIYPPVNVAEFPFLPHKEDFYLTVCRLVSYKQVSLIVKAFNQLQRPLVIIGTGSEMKQIRQLANSNIQILGWQPDDVVKKYMAKAKAFVYAACEDFGIALVEAQACGTPVIAYGIGGATETVRDVRSYKDTGTGIFFKMQTQAALVEAVEKFEMYQDALDPEYMRSHAAEFSPQNFAKRYLDFLDQCHQQKPNLAG; from the coding sequence GTGCCATTGAAATATGCTCTTGTTCATGAGTGGCTGACACCAAAAGCCACCGGCGGTTCAGAACTCGTTGTCAAAGAAATTCTGCATCATATCGATGCCGATTTATACGCTCTCATCGACTTTGAGTCTAACAATCCTGAAAGTTATTTGTACCAACGTCAGATTGGCAAGACCTTCCTCCAGCACTTTCCCTCGGCCCGTAATGGTATCCAAAAGTATCTACCATTTTTACCCCTGGCAATCGAACAATTGGACTTGCGCCAGTATGACGTAATCTTGTCCTCATCTCATGCTGTTGCCAAAGGCGTATTAACCACTGCTGACCAGTTACATATTTGCTATTGCCATAGTCCCATGCGCTACGCCTGGGACTTAACCTTTGATTATTTGCGTTCCAGCCCAATGGGCAGTGGTGTTGCGGGATGGGTGACTCGATACTTATTACATCGTTTACGCCAATGGGATGTGTTAAGCGCCAATCGAGTAGATTACTTCATTGCCAATTCCCATTACACAGCTAGGCGTATATGGCGCTGCTATCGGCGAGAAGCCAAAGTTATTTATCCGCCGGTGAATGTCGCAGAATTTCCATTTTTACCTCACAAAGAGGATTTTTATCTCACAGTTTGCCGATTGGTGAGTTATAAACAGGTATCCCTAATTGTGAAAGCGTTTAACCAATTGCAACGGCCATTAGTCATCATTGGTACAGGTTCAGAAATGAAACAGATTCGCCAGCTAGCTAATTCTAATATCCAAATATTAGGTTGGCAACCTGATGATGTAGTCAAAAAGTATATGGCCAAAGCCAAGGCTTTTGTCTATGCTGCCTGTGAAGATTTTGGTATAGCTTTAGTAGAAGCACAAGCTTGTGGTACTCCGGTAATTGCCTATGGTATCGGAGGTGCCACGGAAACAGTTAGGGATGTACGATCTTATAAAGATACAGGAACAGGTATATTTTTTAAAATGCAAACTCAAGCAGCTTTGGTGGAGGCAGTAGAAAAATTTGAAATGTATCAAGATGCTCTTGACCCTGAGTATATGCGATCGCACGCTGCTGAGTTTTCCCCGCAAAACTTTGCCAAGCGCTATCTAGATTTTTTAGACCAGTGCCATCAACAAAAGCCTAATTTAGCAGGTTAG
- a CDS encoding sugar transferase, which translates to MTAQSSLLSGKRRLRQDASSSMRSTVKRGQKTKTPKIKPKGLSLQGINGEFAKRLFDIVFSLLVLILFSPVYLILASLIALSSEGPIFYVQERIGQNYKPFNCIKFRTMVSNADEVLMQMMETSPQLRQEFESSFKLKKDPRITKIGQFLRITSLDEFPQFWNVLKGDMSVVGPRPLVAEELPKYGDHIEQVLTIRPGITGLWQVSGRNDIPYPRRVQIDLHYVKSRTLWLDLWIILKTIDVVIMPKNNGAY; encoded by the coding sequence ATGACTGCCCAGAGTTCACTCCTCTCCGGCAAACGACGCTTACGGCAAGATGCTAGCTCGTCTATGCGTTCTACAGTCAAGCGTGGTCAAAAAACAAAGACACCTAAAATCAAACCCAAAGGTTTGTCTTTGCAAGGTATCAACGGAGAGTTTGCGAAAAGACTTTTCGATATTGTGTTTTCTTTATTGGTGTTGATCCTCTTCTCACCAGTCTATTTAATTCTGGCCTCGCTGATTGCTTTAAGCTCAGAAGGCCCAATTTTTTATGTCCAAGAAAGAATCGGCCAAAACTACAAACCCTTTAATTGTATTAAATTCCGGACAATGGTCAGCAACGCTGACGAAGTCCTCATGCAAATGATGGAAACATCGCCACAGTTGCGACAGGAATTTGAAAGTAGTTTTAAGCTCAAAAAAGACCCCAGAATTACTAAAATTGGTCAATTTTTACGAATTACCAGCCTGGATGAGTTTCCCCAATTCTGGAATGTTTTAAAAGGGGATATGAGTGTTGTTGGCCCGCGCCCTTTAGTAGCAGAAGAATTACCAAAATATGGTGATCACATCGAACAAGTTCTAACAATTCGACCAGGAATTACTGGATTATGGCAAGTTTCAGGAAGGAATGACATTCCCTATCCCCGACGAGTACAAATCGACTTGCATTATGTCAAGTCTAGGACTCTCTGGTTGGACTTATGGATTATATTGAAAACAATTGATGTGGTAATCATGCCCAAAAATAACGGAGCATACTGA